In the genome of Fulvivirga maritima, one region contains:
- a CDS encoding FG-GAP-like repeat-containing protein, which produces MKSICTFLFLITSYTVFPQSCPTIDKRNNGNGQANRCAGIDGTPVASNFVGTSYAIAPSNMAKTGDITFVYDAPITSPPAIKRIWIGNVLSEVIAGPASVPEISGNTTIVKYCFYVSNLPPAASFTLEFVDPQTDSVLSYCGYSGSDDSNVSPPVILTQPLSQTSCTGETVNLSVIAESTNAGALNYQWRKNGAEIDGATQFTYAISPVALEDAGQYDCLVGEATGSFVLSDFAMLKTVDCSTNNVYMDKCGNGNLVQTFTDSWNNAWVDYNNDNWEDLFITNKHDASSNYLYENNSSSFSKITGGQLLSSFNKSASSAWADIDNDGDMDVCVVNATGSASMIYLNNGNETFTSLPNSGVDAHPQYFHGAAWADFDNDGYVDLILTNFFQTRFHHLYKNNGNNTFTKITNTPVTAESNRSTSPLLADYDNDGLVDIFIPNGNNQANSFFKNLGNFRFTKITSTAITSASKNAVGGAWGDYDGDGFLDLFIANSSNQNNELYKNNGNGTFSQINASIVSNDKGHSHGANWIDIDNDADLDLFVTNDNGPNFLYLNDGAGNFIKAEDEEIATDIGLNYGQAWADYNKDGFLDVMISFHSNQKDRLYCNKTNGNNWINIKLEGVVSNQNGIGAQIKVKANGKWQYREINPMSGFGSQNSIRAHLGLNDASVIDSIEVNWPSGIKQILTSQNTNRFMTIVEESANSVQGLVFHDLNGNCIKDTEEPTLSDIALIINEQQRQVSSDKNGALNFHIQEGTYNFSLAENSYWNMACSSEFTVATGNNNINIPLHTSTSGYDLTVDYSTTAWRRGFTSESVISYSNLGTVNASNSYLVVQYPAEVKINQASVPYTQDTDNEYTFFIGTVKPGETKSIIVTDSVTLDATVGQEFTVTTTIAADGTDLNLENNIATELNTIVGAIDPNDIAVSPRGQGSDHFVSKDEVLTYKIRFQNVGTYYASRVSISCPLSSYLDFSSIEIVNVSHDYQYSIDQRGVLRIDFPNIHLPDSTTNEMDSHGFFKFKIKPKADLTGGEQIIEKATIAFDYEDPITTNSVFNTIKYESKGDTYQLLIYPNPATDEAHFTLDIEFYKYDDYTGLTQIDVYSLQGNLVKQYIPNDEDFTSIDLAGWHEGQYIIKAYDAKNNVYLGRLIKY; this is translated from the coding sequence ATGAAGTCAATTTGTACATTTCTATTTTTAATCACCTCATATACCGTATTCCCACAATCTTGTCCGACCATAGATAAACGGAATAATGGAAACGGCCAAGCCAACCGCTGCGCAGGTATAGATGGCACACCTGTAGCTTCCAATTTTGTAGGAACCAGTTATGCTATTGCTCCTTCCAACATGGCTAAAACCGGGGACATTACCTTCGTATATGATGCTCCCATTACCTCTCCTCCTGCAATAAAAAGAATATGGATTGGCAACGTACTCTCAGAAGTTATTGCAGGTCCAGCCTCGGTTCCTGAGATTTCCGGCAATACTACTATTGTGAAATATTGCTTTTACGTATCCAATTTACCTCCTGCGGCTAGTTTTACACTAGAGTTTGTAGATCCACAAACAGATTCCGTTCTTTCCTATTGCGGCTACAGTGGCAGCGATGACTCAAATGTTTCACCTCCTGTAATTTTAACTCAGCCTTTAAGTCAGACTTCATGTACCGGAGAAACTGTTAATCTTTCTGTAATTGCAGAAAGCACAAATGCAGGCGCATTAAACTATCAATGGCGTAAAAATGGAGCTGAAATAGACGGCGCCACACAATTCACCTACGCTATAAGCCCAGTAGCCCTTGAAGATGCCGGTCAATACGACTGTCTCGTAGGTGAGGCTACTGGTTCTTTTGTACTGTCTGACTTTGCCATGCTAAAAACAGTTGATTGTAGCACCAACAATGTCTACATGGATAAATGTGGAAATGGCAACTTAGTACAAACCTTCACCGATAGCTGGAACAATGCCTGGGTGGACTACAACAATGATAATTGGGAGGATTTGTTCATTACGAATAAACATGATGCGAGCAGCAATTATTTATACGAGAACAATTCTTCCTCATTTTCAAAAATAACTGGAGGACAGCTATTAAGCAGTTTCAATAAATCTGCGTCCTCAGCCTGGGCAGATATTGACAATGATGGAGATATGGATGTCTGCGTAGTAAATGCCACGGGTAGCGCTAGTATGATTTACCTTAACAATGGTAATGAGACCTTTACCAGCCTGCCTAATAGCGGAGTAGATGCTCACCCTCAATATTTCCACGGAGCCGCTTGGGCCGATTTTGATAATGATGGTTATGTAGATCTAATATTGACTAATTTTTTCCAGACAAGATTCCATCATCTTTACAAGAACAATGGCAACAATACCTTTACAAAAATCACTAACACACCGGTAACTGCAGAAAGCAATCGCTCTACTTCTCCTCTCTTGGCTGATTATGATAACGATGGTTTAGTAGACATTTTCATTCCTAATGGAAACAATCAGGCTAATTCATTTTTCAAAAATCTGGGCAACTTCAGATTTACCAAAATTACATCAACGGCCATCACTTCAGCCAGTAAAAATGCTGTAGGCGGCGCTTGGGGAGACTATGATGGAGATGGCTTTTTAGATCTATTCATAGCCAATTCTTCGAATCAAAATAATGAATTATATAAGAATAATGGAAACGGTACTTTCTCTCAAATTAATGCATCTATTGTTTCCAATGATAAGGGCCATAGTCATGGTGCCAACTGGATTGACATCGATAACGATGCTGATCTTGACCTCTTCGTCACTAATGACAATGGCCCTAACTTTCTTTACTTAAACGATGGAGCTGGCAACTTCATCAAAGCAGAAGATGAAGAAATAGCCACAGATATAGGCTTAAACTACGGACAAGCATGGGCTGACTACAATAAAGATGGCTTTTTAGATGTAATGATATCTTTTCATAGCAACCAGAAAGACAGGCTTTATTGCAACAAAACCAATGGAAACAATTGGATAAATATTAAGCTGGAAGGCGTGGTTAGTAATCAAAACGGTATAGGAGCCCAGATAAAAGTAAAAGCTAATGGCAAATGGCAATATCGAGAAATCAACCCTATGAGCGGGTTTGGCAGCCAAAACAGCATTAGAGCTCATTTGGGATTAAATGATGCCTCCGTAATTGATAGTATTGAAGTCAATTGGCCTTCAGGTATTAAGCAAATCTTAACTAGTCAGAACACCAATCGCTTCATGACAATAGTTGAAGAAAGTGCTAATTCGGTGCAAGGCTTGGTGTTTCATGACCTTAATGGCAACTGTATTAAAGATACTGAAGAACCTACCCTAAGTGACATTGCTCTAATCATTAACGAGCAACAACGGCAAGTATCTTCTGACAAAAACGGAGCACTTAATTTTCATATTCAGGAAGGAACCTATAATTTCTCTTTGGCTGAAAACAGCTATTGGAATATGGCTTGTTCCTCTGAATTTACTGTAGCTACTGGCAACAACAACATTAATATTCCATTACACACCTCCACCTCAGGTTATGACCTTACAGTAGATTATAGCACCACAGCATGGAGAAGAGGTTTCACTTCAGAATCAGTTATTAGCTATAGTAACCTAGGCACTGTAAATGCCTCCAATTCCTATTTAGTGGTTCAGTATCCTGCTGAAGTAAAAATTAATCAGGCCAGTGTTCCGTACACACAAGATACTGATAACGAATATACCTTCTTTATAGGAACAGTGAAACCGGGAGAGACCAAAAGCATAATAGTAACCGATTCAGTAACACTTGATGCTACAGTAGGTCAAGAATTCACTGTAACTACTACTATAGCGGCAGATGGAACAGATCTCAATTTAGAAAACAATATAGCCACAGAGCTCAATACTATCGTCGGGGCTATTGACCCGAATGATATAGCAGTATCGCCTCGGGGCCAGGGATCCGATCACTTTGTAAGTAAAGATGAAGTACTGACATATAAGATAAGATTTCAAAATGTAGGTACTTATTATGCCTCTCGCGTATCCATAAGCTGCCCGCTATCTAGTTATCTGGATTTCTCTTCTATTGAAATAGTAAATGTGAGCCATGATTACCAATACAGTATAGATCAAAGAGGAGTTTTAAGAATAGACTTCCCTAACATTCACTTGCCTGACAGCACTACTAATGAAATGGATAGTCATGGATTCTTTAAATTCAAAATTAAGCCTAAAGCTGATTTAACGGGTGGTGAGCAAATCATTGAGAAAGCTACAATCGCCTTTGATTATGAGGACCCAATCACTACCAATTCGGTTTTTAATACTATAAAATATGAAAGCAAAGGGGATACTTATCAATTACTGATATACCCTAACCCAGCCACAGATGAGGCACATTTTACCCTGGACATAGAATTCTATAAATATGATGACTATACAGGACTCACTCAGATAGATGTGTATAGTTTGCAAGGAAATCTAGTAAAACAGTACATTCCTAATGATGAAGATTTCACTTCTATCGATCTGGCCGGATGGCATGAAGGACAGTACATCATTAAAGCCTATGATGCTAAAAATAATGTTTATTTAGGGCGATTGATAAAATATTAA
- a CDS encoding agmatine deiminase family protein, which produces MKNNGSSLLFEGKTPKELGYYFPAEFAKHEATWLSWPHKEESWPGKIKTIYEPYAEFIKVLTSGEKVRVNVADENMKASTISYLEQNGTDLSQVEFFIHPTNDAWCRDHGPAFLVNPEAAQKKIIIDWGYNAWGDKYPPYDLDDVIPTKIAQHFNLPVLHPGIVMEGGSVEFNGKGTLLTTKSCLLNPNRNPELNQEKIEQYLTDYYGVDQILWLGDGIEGDDTDGHIDDLTRFVNEDTVVTVVEHNKSDNNYGPLQENLEHLKTLRLLNGKQINIVELPMPREIIYEDMRLPASYANFYISNNHVIVPTFQDKNDDKALDIISQCFPERKVIGISSLDIIWGLGSFHCLSQQEPAI; this is translated from the coding sequence ATGAAGAATAACGGCTCTTCTTTGCTTTTTGAAGGCAAAACTCCCAAAGAACTAGGTTATTACTTTCCGGCAGAATTCGCAAAACATGAGGCCACCTGGCTAAGCTGGCCTCATAAGGAAGAATCATGGCCGGGAAAAATTAAGACTATATACGAACCTTACGCAGAGTTTATAAAAGTACTCACCTCTGGCGAGAAGGTAAGGGTAAATGTGGCAGATGAAAATATGAAAGCCAGCACCATTAGTTATTTAGAACAAAATGGCACTGATCTATCGCAAGTAGAGTTTTTCATACACCCTACTAATGATGCCTGGTGCCGCGATCATGGGCCGGCTTTTCTAGTAAACCCTGAGGCCGCTCAGAAAAAAATCATAATTGATTGGGGATATAATGCCTGGGGCGACAAATATCCTCCTTATGATCTGGATGATGTTATTCCTACTAAAATAGCTCAGCATTTTAATCTGCCAGTGCTTCACCCTGGTATAGTGATGGAAGGTGGTTCTGTGGAATTTAATGGAAAAGGCACTTTGCTAACCACAAAATCATGCTTACTAAACCCTAACCGTAACCCTGAACTCAACCAGGAAAAAATAGAGCAATACCTCACTGATTATTATGGTGTAGACCAGATACTTTGGTTAGGAGACGGCATAGAAGGTGATGATACTGACGGACACATTGATGACCTCACCAGGTTTGTAAACGAAGACACAGTAGTAACTGTGGTAGAGCATAACAAAAGCGACAATAACTACGGCCCTTTACAAGAAAACCTTGAGCATTTAAAAACGCTAAGATTATTAAATGGTAAGCAAATCAATATTGTAGAGCTACCCATGCCAAGAGAAATTATTTATGAAGACATGAGACTGCCTGCTTCTTATGCTAATTTTTACATCAGCAATAATCATGTGATAGTACCTACTTTTCAGGATAAAAATGATGACAAGGCATTGGACATTATAAGTCAGTGTTTTCCTGAAAGAAAGGTGATTGGAATTAGCTCTCTGGACATTATTTGGGGGCTAGGTTCATTCCATTGCCTCAGCCAACAAGAGCCAGCAATATAA
- a CDS encoding carbon-nitrogen hydrolase: protein MSDRKVKIGTVQMTCSSNPEENLSKAIEKIKEAAAQGAQIVCLQELFKSLYFCDVEDYDNFNLAESIPGPSTDAISAVAKELGVVVIASLFEKRAQGIYHNTTAVLDADGAYLGKYRKMHIPDDPGYYEKFYFTPGDLGYKVFKTKFATIGVLICWDQWYPEGARITALKGAEILFYPTAIGWHKDQDIDTNDEQYQAWQTIQRSHSVANGVPVVSVNRVGHEADMTFWGGSFITNAFGKLLYKASHDQEEIHVQELDLSKSDQYRTHWPFMRDRRIDSYQPITKRFIDEE from the coding sequence GTGAGTGACAGAAAAGTAAAAATAGGAACAGTACAAATGACTTGCTCTTCAAACCCTGAAGAGAACTTAAGTAAGGCCATCGAAAAAATAAAAGAGGCTGCAGCTCAGGGAGCACAAATAGTATGCTTACAAGAGCTATTCAAATCATTATACTTCTGTGATGTAGAAGATTATGACAATTTTAACCTTGCCGAAAGTATACCCGGGCCATCTACTGATGCCATATCAGCGGTAGCCAAGGAACTTGGGGTGGTAGTGATTGCTTCTTTATTTGAAAAAAGAGCACAAGGTATCTACCACAACACTACTGCAGTGCTAGATGCTGACGGAGCATATCTGGGAAAATACAGAAAAATGCACATTCCTGATGATCCTGGTTATTATGAGAAATTTTACTTCACTCCCGGAGATTTAGGATATAAAGTATTCAAAACCAAATTCGCCACCATAGGTGTATTAATCTGCTGGGATCAGTGGTACCCGGAAGGAGCCAGAATTACAGCATTAAAAGGTGCGGAAATCTTATTTTATCCTACTGCCATTGGCTGGCACAAAGATCAGGATATCGATACTAATGATGAGCAATACCAGGCTTGGCAGACCATACAGAGATCTCACTCAGTGGCTAACGGAGTGCCTGTAGTGTCAGTAAACCGTGTGGGGCATGAAGCAGACATGACATTCTGGGGTGGCTCATTTATCACTAATGCCTTTGGTAAATTACTATACAAAGCATCTCATGATCAGGAAGAAATACATGTACAGGAGCTAGATCTTAGTAAATCTGATCAATACCGTACGCATTGGCCATTTATGAGAGACAGAAGAATAGATTCATACCAACCTATAACCAAGAGATTTATAGATGAAGAATAA
- a CDS encoding xylulokinase has product MSKYLIGFDIGSSSIKAALVNAETRETVGMAQYPETEMEIQAVKTGWAEQDPEQWWEYIGKVCQKLLTKTNVNGQDVESIGLSYQMHGLVLVDKDQKVLRPSIIWCDSRSVDIGNEAFKNIGEEKCLSHLLNSPGNFTASKLKWVQDNEPEIYNKVHKFMLPGDFIGMKMTGKIVTTKSGLSEGILWDFQNNDVAQFVLDHYNIDRALVPEIADTFSVQGEVTEAAAEFLGIKAGTPVTYRAGDQPNNALSLQVTKPGEIAATGGTSGVVYAVVDQPLYDKASRVNGFAHVNHQAEAQRIGVLLCINGAGSQYRWIKQQVAGDNITYDQMEEMINTVPVGADDLRVVPFGNGAERMLENQFIGAQINNIQFNIHGKAHMYRAALEGVAFAFVYGVEILKEMGIETHVIKVGNDNLFRSKVFSTTVATLTGCTIEVIETTGAVGAARGSGLATGRYTALDDIYGKAEKVNTYQMSDDVAAYQQAYNTWKKDLEILLKNK; this is encoded by the coding sequence ATGAGTAAATATTTAATCGGTTTTGATATTGGAAGTTCGTCTATCAAGGCGGCTTTAGTAAATGCAGAAACCCGCGAAACAGTAGGTATGGCTCAGTACCCAGAAACTGAAATGGAAATTCAGGCTGTAAAAACAGGCTGGGCAGAGCAAGATCCGGAGCAGTGGTGGGAGTATATAGGTAAGGTGTGTCAGAAGCTGCTAACTAAAACTAATGTTAATGGTCAGGATGTAGAGTCAATAGGCCTTTCTTATCAGATGCATGGTTTAGTGCTGGTAGATAAAGATCAAAAAGTGCTTAGGCCATCTATTATATGGTGTGATAGCCGTAGCGTAGATATTGGTAATGAAGCCTTTAAAAATATAGGTGAAGAGAAATGTCTTTCTCATTTACTTAATTCGCCTGGTAACTTCACGGCTTCTAAGCTTAAGTGGGTGCAGGATAACGAGCCTGAGATATATAATAAGGTGCATAAGTTCATGCTGCCGGGTGATTTTATAGGTATGAAAATGACTGGTAAAATCGTTACTACCAAGTCAGGCCTTTCAGAGGGCATTCTTTGGGATTTTCAGAATAACGATGTTGCCCAGTTTGTATTAGATCATTATAATATAGATAGAGCTTTAGTGCCGGAAATAGCTGATACTTTTTCTGTTCAAGGAGAAGTAACGGAAGCGGCCGCCGAGTTTTTGGGTATAAAAGCAGGTACTCCGGTAACCTATCGTGCCGGTGATCAGCCTAATAATGCTCTTTCTTTACAAGTGACCAAGCCGGGAGAAATAGCCGCTACAGGTGGTACTTCAGGTGTGGTTTATGCTGTGGTTGACCAGCCTTTATATGATAAGGCCTCTCGTGTTAATGGCTTTGCCCACGTAAATCACCAGGCAGAGGCACAAAGAATAGGAGTATTGCTTTGCATTAATGGTGCAGGCTCTCAATACCGATGGATAAAACAGCAGGTGGCGGGTGATAACATCACTTATGATCAAATGGAAGAGATGATTAACACCGTGCCCGTGGGAGCTGATGACCTGCGTGTAGTTCCTTTTGGAAATGGGGCTGAAAGAATGCTGGAAAATCAGTTTATAGGAGCTCAAATCAATAACATTCAGTTTAACATTCATGGTAAAGCTCACATGTACAGAGCAGCACTAGAAGGTGTCGCATTTGCGTTTGTATATGGTGTAGAAATATTGAAAGAGATGGGTATTGAGACTCATGTTATTAAAGTGGGTAATGATAACCTCTTCCGCTCTAAAGTATTTTCCACTACAGTGGCCACCTTAACGGGTTGTACCATAGAAGTGATTGAAACTACAGGAGCAGTAGGCGCTGCCCGTGGCTCAGGACTCGCTACCGGTAGGTATACCGCTTTAGATGATATTTATGGAAAAGCGGAGAAAGTAAACACTTACCAGATGAGTGATGATGTAGCTGCTTATCAGCAGGCCTATAATACCTGGAAAAAAGATTTAGAAATTTTATTAAAGAACAAATAA
- the xylA gene encoding xylose isomerase, whose amino-acid sequence MSNKDVLMGDKEYFKGIGKIAFEGPESDNPLAFRYYDENKVVGGKTLKEHFKFAVAYWHTFCATGGDPFGPGTKQFPWQVATDPDQQAKDKMDAAFEFITKLGAPYYCFHDFDLTSEGADFKTSEKRLQLISDYALEKQKASGVKLLWGTANLFGNPRYMNGAATNPDFSVLAYAGGQVKNALDTTIKLGGENYVFWGGREGYMSLLNTNMKKEQEHLARFLHMAKDYARKQGFKGQFFIEPKPAEPTKHQYDFDAATVIGFLRAYDLMDDFKLNLEVNHATLAQHTFTHELQTAVDAGLLGSIDANRGDYQNGWDTDQFPVDLYEITEAMLIILEGGGFKGGGVNFDAKTRRNSTDLDDIFHAHIGGMDVFARALITADKILENSQYKKLRADRYATFASGKGQEFEQGKLQLEDLYDIAAIAGEPKLISGKQEMFENIINRYI is encoded by the coding sequence ATGAGTAATAAAGATGTTTTAATGGGAGACAAGGAATATTTCAAAGGAATAGGAAAGATTGCTTTCGAAGGTCCTGAATCGGACAACCCTTTGGCTTTTAGATACTATGATGAAAATAAAGTAGTAGGTGGTAAAACACTTAAAGAACACTTCAAGTTTGCAGTAGCTTACTGGCATACATTCTGTGCTACTGGTGGAGATCCTTTTGGTCCTGGTACTAAACAGTTCCCTTGGCAAGTAGCTACTGATCCTGATCAGCAAGCAAAAGATAAAATGGATGCGGCTTTTGAATTCATCACTAAGCTGGGAGCTCCATATTACTGTTTTCATGATTTCGATTTAACTTCAGAAGGTGCTGATTTCAAAACTTCTGAAAAAAGATTACAGCTTATTTCAGATTATGCACTCGAAAAACAAAAGGCTTCAGGTGTAAAATTATTATGGGGTACAGCTAACCTGTTTGGCAACCCAAGATATATGAATGGAGCAGCCACTAATCCAGATTTTAGTGTGTTGGCTTATGCCGGCGGTCAGGTTAAAAATGCACTTGATACTACTATTAAGTTAGGTGGTGAAAACTATGTATTCTGGGGTGGACGTGAAGGCTATATGTCTTTATTGAACACTAATATGAAAAAGGAACAAGAGCATTTGGCCAGATTCCTTCACATGGCTAAAGATTATGCCAGAAAACAAGGCTTTAAAGGTCAGTTTTTCATTGAGCCTAAGCCAGCTGAGCCTACTAAGCACCAGTATGATTTTGATGCAGCCACAGTAATCGGCTTTTTAAGAGCTTATGACTTGATGGATGATTTCAAACTTAACCTGGAAGTAAACCATGCTACCTTAGCGCAACATACTTTTACTCATGAGTTACAAACCGCTGTAGATGCTGGTCTTTTAGGAAGTATAGATGCTAACCGAGGTGATTACCAAAACGGATGGGATACAGATCAATTCCCTGTTGATCTTTATGAGATAACAGAAGCTATGCTTATCATCTTAGAAGGTGGTGGTTTCAAAGGTGGAGGTGTTAACTTCGATGCTAAAACCAGAAGAAACTCTACAGATCTTGATGATATCTTCCACGCACACATCGGAGGAATGGATGTTTTCGCCAGAGCGTTGATTACTGCAGATAAAATTTTGGAAAACAGCCAATATAAGAAATTGAGAGCAGACAGATATGCTACTTTCGCTTCAGGGAAAGGTCAGGAATTTGAACAAGGTAAGTTGCAATTAGAAGATCTTTATGACATAGCTGCCATCGCAGGAGAGCCTAAATTGATAAGTGGTAAGCAGGAAATGTTTGAAAACATTATTAATCGCTATATTTGA
- a CDS encoding transketolase family protein, translating into MANIKLDKLSADNIRLLSVAMVEKAKSGHPGGPMGGADFMHILYSEFLKFDPDDMQWRWRDRFFLDPGHLSAMLYSQLYLLGNYSKEDVSNFRQWGSVTPGHPEVDHKRGVENTSGPLGQGHAMGIGAALAGKFLEERFGAWTDHTVYAYISDGGIQEEISQGAGRIAGYLGLSNLVMFFDSNDVQLSTYTDEVTSEDTAKKYEAWGWKVVTIDGHDHDAIRGALKEAEAEKEKPFLIIGKTIMGKGAVDAEGKPYEGYSELHGKPVGGTGASYEKTVEALGGSVEDPFAIFSDVESYYKEILDKKREEVKAKRAEEAEWKSKNAELAEKLELFFSGDIPEIDFSQIPQKANIASRDASSAVLAYLADKVENLVVASADLANSDKTDGFLKKSKAFGPHEYSGNFMHAGVSEFTMAAMANGMALHGGIIPVVGTFFIFSDYQKPAYRLSALMELPVIYLWTHDAFRVGEDGPTHQPIEQEAQLRLLEKLRNHKGERSLLALRPADAAETTVAWEMALKNKKTPTGLIFSRQGIKDLIAKDGDRYAEAEQARKGAYTVQSVEGADVTLVANGSEVATLFEAAELLKKDGIKSNIVSVPSEGLFRDQSAEYQAEVLNEQAPIFALTAGLPVTMEGLIGKKGKVFGLEHFGYSAPAGTLDEKFGFTGENIYNQVKSFLSSL; encoded by the coding sequence ATGGCTAATATAAAACTTGATAAGTTATCAGCAGATAATATAAGGCTATTATCAGTAGCCATGGTTGAAAAAGCCAAGTCAGGTCACCCTGGTGGACCCATGGGTGGAGCGGACTTTATGCATATTCTTTACAGTGAATTTTTGAAATTCGACCCAGATGATATGCAATGGCGATGGAGAGACAGATTCTTCTTGGATCCTGGTCACCTTTCAGCTATGCTTTATTCGCAGCTTTACCTTTTAGGTAACTATTCTAAAGAAGATGTTTCTAACTTCCGTCAGTGGGGTTCTGTAACTCCTGGTCACCCGGAAGTAGACCATAAAAGAGGTGTAGAAAACACTTCAGGACCTCTTGGTCAGGGACATGCAATGGGTATAGGAGCTGCTTTAGCAGGTAAATTCTTAGAAGAAAGGTTTGGAGCCTGGACCGATCACACTGTATATGCTTACATATCTGATGGTGGTATTCAGGAAGAAATAAGTCAGGGTGCTGGCCGTATAGCTGGTTATCTTGGTCTTAGCAACCTTGTTATGTTCTTTGATAGTAACGATGTACAGCTAAGTACCTATACTGATGAAGTGACTTCTGAAGATACTGCTAAGAAATATGAAGCTTGGGGCTGGAAAGTAGTAACCATTGATGGCCATGATCATGATGCTATCAGAGGTGCTCTTAAAGAAGCTGAAGCTGAAAAAGAAAAGCCTTTCCTTATTATTGGTAAAACCATAATGGGTAAAGGAGCTGTAGATGCTGAAGGCAAGCCTTATGAAGGATATAGTGAATTACATGGTAAGCCAGTAGGCGGTACAGGTGCTTCTTATGAGAAGACTGTGGAAGCCTTAGGTGGAAGTGTAGAAGATCCTTTCGCTATTTTCTCTGACGTAGAGTCTTATTATAAAGAAATTCTCGATAAGAAAAGAGAAGAAGTAAAAGCAAAAAGAGCTGAAGAAGCAGAGTGGAAAAGCAAAAATGCTGAATTGGCAGAAAAGCTTGAGCTGTTCTTTAGTGGAGATATTCCTGAGATTGACTTCTCTCAAATACCACAAAAGGCTAATATAGCCTCTCGTGATGCATCATCAGCAGTACTTGCTTATTTGGCTGATAAAGTAGAAAACCTTGTGGTAGCTTCTGCTGACTTGGCTAATAGTGATAAAACTGATGGTTTCCTTAAGAAATCTAAGGCCTTTGGTCCTCATGAGTACAGCGGAAACTTTATGCATGCAGGTGTTTCTGAGTTTACTATGGCTGCTATGGCTAACGGTATGGCTCTACACGGAGGTATAATTCCTGTAGTGGGTACTTTCTTCATTTTCTCTGATTACCAAAAGCCTGCTTACAGACTTTCTGCTCTTATGGAGCTACCGGTAATCTACTTATGGACGCATGATGCCTTTAGAGTAGGAGAGGATGGACCAACTCACCAGCCAATAGAGCAAGAAGCTCAGTTGAGACTGTTGGAAAAACTACGTAACCATAAAGGGGAGAGAAGTTTATTAGCGCTTAGACCTGCTGATGCAGCAGAAACTACAGTAGCTTGGGAGATGGCTTTGAAAAACAAGAAAACTCCTACCGGCTTAATATTTTCAAGACAAGGTATAAAAGACCTTATTGCTAAAGACGGAGATCGTTATGCAGAAGCTGAGCAAGCTAGAAAAGGAGCTTACACAGTACAATCTGTTGAGGGAGCCGATGTTACTTTAGTAGCCAATGGTTCTGAAGTAGCCACTTTATTTGAAGCAGCAGAGCTGTTGAAAAAAGACGGTATAAAATCAAACATTGTATCTGTTCCTTCTGAAGGTTTATTCAGAGATCAGTCAGCTGAATATCAGGCTGAAGTGCTTAACGAACAAGCGCCTATCTTTGCTTTAACTGCGGGCTTACCAGTAACTATGGAAGGTCTTATCGGTAAAAAAGGTAAAGTATTTGGACTTGAACACTTCGGATACTCAGCTCCTGCTGGTACGCTAGATGAGAAATTTGGCTTTACAGGAGAGAATATCTACAATCAAGTGAAATCTTTCTTGAGCAGCTTGTAA
- a CDS encoding NUDIX hydrolase, whose protein sequence is MENSNFSDKVIEALSIDTVIFGFEKSKLFVLLVKHGEGKYAGQWALPGGFIKYNESVDDAAYRILTDQTAVRDIFLEELKTFGEVNRYPERRVITVAYYALVNKQNFELNAGASVSDVRWFNIHEVPSLLFDHNDILDYGFNHLKHKIQHEPIGFNLLPRKFTLLQIKELYEAILETELDKSNFRRKFINMNLLVACNEKQKDVAHRAARLYRFDESVYNNLLKKGFVFEV, encoded by the coding sequence ATGGAGAATAGTAACTTTTCTGATAAAGTAATAGAAGCACTTTCCATTGATACTGTAATATTTGGTTTTGAGAAGTCTAAGCTGTTTGTTCTTCTGGTAAAACATGGAGAGGGCAAATATGCCGGACAGTGGGCATTGCCTGGCGGTTTCATTAAATACAATGAGAGCGTAGATGATGCTGCCTACCGAATATTAACAGACCAAACTGCGGTAAGAGATATTTTTCTGGAAGAACTGAAAACTTTCGGAGAAGTGAACCGCTACCCTGAGCGCCGCGTAATCACCGTGGCCTACTATGCGCTGGTAAACAAACAAAATTTCGAACTAAATGCAGGTGCTTCGGTATCTGATGTGCGCTGGTTCAACATCCATGAGGTGCCCAGCCTCTTGTTTGATCATAATGACATCCTGGATTATGGTTTCAATCACCTCAAGCACAAAATTCAACACGAACCCATTGGGTTTAATCTTTTACCCAGAAAATTCACTCTCCTACAGATAAAGGAGCTTTATGAAGCTATTTTAGAAACGGAGCTTGATAAATCTAACTTTAGAAGGAAGTTTATAAACATGAATTTGTTAGTAGCCTGTAATGAAAAACAAAAGGATGTAGCCCACCGTGCTGCCCGACTTTACAGGTTTGATGAATCAGTGTATAATAACCTTTTGAAAAAGGGATTTGTTTTTGAAGTGTAA